gatcacaactcaaagtatatatattattgtagaatcaacctcaaccctgtatagagaactcgatcattactgcatatagagtgtctatggttattccaaataatatatatatgcgtcgatatgatatgtcaaaaccttgtatacgtgtcccgatatttaaagtgcgtaaaataaataacaaaaattaaatgacgataaataaaattgcgagaattaaaattgcgataaataaaatgcgataaataaattgcgataaataaaatgcgataaataaattgcgataaataaaatgtaatcagttagcttgggatagttagctaggaacagttagcgtgtattcttaacaaaatttttcatagttaatttgtttgtttctaataaattttattttgtccaatgttttcttcattatgccacttgttggattctgataggtcaaaattcaaatatgaaattgaatgaaaatggttattctgcagtgaacagaTTCGTATCTTTTTAGatctaagtaggatagtaaatgactgttgaatcagattcaaagaatgtacagtgtaacttattaatgtgaaatctaactattcctcgggtattacctacccgttaaaatattctcatcattaacagtttgtacaaaagagttttaattacaatctttatgaaaacatatatacatatatattttcttcagatgtaattatggatctaatgagttaatatgatattaatctcatttgctttttggttagaactagagtacataatctctaaaacattaaagattacataatcaccatgaaggacgaagatagtttatgtagaacgattcgtagaacgatatttatgcttgaggtatagatttcgaggttgagatgtgtgatgatgttgttattgttgttgttggtactggttatgctgctggtgctgctgatggtggtacagttgctgtcggtgctacaagtgttgtttgtgctaaggttggtgatgatgttggtgtagtaagtatagcttgtaaatcacgcaccattcttttcagggtttctatcctaccctctatcatttttatccatccactcatctgattcgatagatcttgattatcaattcgaagttccctaacttcttctaatattcccctttgattgatattcggaagtagaggttgaatattttttgagtttgcagtaatgcgacctttgagatggaaaactttagcaagaagggtgaatacagtgttgcgcataggttcaccggtgagtacatcgttttctccgacgttaggaggtaagtttggttcgtggtagggctcgccttctccATTTCTCCATCGAGTGCGTAAGTCTCGGAcctacccccatctcctccagaaagaaaaatagctaaacggcggagacacttcgggttcattgacttcggagtctacttcaatacgcatctcgaaattgcttccgaaactaatggaatccaagctaggtgtaggatccatctcttatgatcagttagaggattttcgatatgaaatgattttcggttatcggataatattctaggtatatagaatatctaatatagtacagaagattccgtagattacggaggaaattaaggaaacgtgtcagataaagtctacagtaacagatacgctaagatatggatttgtctatacactattcatgcaatcaatgcagtaagatgtgtctagactaagaataatgagcaggtaatttcctaaggatgataagcagatgatttccgacaaaaatgataagcaaaacttttgacatgcagacacggtcaaagtccagactcactaatgcatcctaacgactatcagttagacacactaatgcaagacctggttcgctaagaccaccgctctgataccaactgtagagacccatcctaatccatccggacgaaatccatatcgatcataaacgattcacaacagttgattacatcgcgaggtacttgacctctatatgatacattttacaaacattgcattcgtttttgaaaagacaatctttcattacatcgaaagttgacaggcatgcataccatttcataatatatccaactataattgacttaataataatcttgatgaactcgacgactcgaatgcaacgtcttttgaaatatgccatgaatgactccaagtaatatctataaaatgagcaaatgcacaacggaagatttctttcgtacctaagaataaacatgctttcaagtgtcaaccaaaaggttggtgagttcattagtttaacataaataatcatttccaacattttaatagaccacaagattttcatttctcataaatatacgtcccatgcatagagacaaaaataatcattcatatagattgaacacctggtaaccgacgttaacttaatgcatagaatatccccaaaacagaacctctcgtctgtataataatctcgaagtactaaagaattcgTACCCCGAATAGgaattgtcaaggtccatagatctatctttaggattcgcgtcaatcaggggccatttccctaaattcttaggttaccagacttgaagtggCCATATTCggattaataatccaaccatataatgtagttttcgattacttatgtctatttcgtaaaacatttataaaagcagcgcatgtattctcagtcctaaaaatatatattgcaaaagcatttaaaaagggagcaaatgaaactcaccatactgtattttgtagtaataatacaTATGACGACCTTGaaaaagtatagggttggcctcggattcacaaacctatatcaattgtatatttattaatattcatagttgtaattgaacacatatatgtataagtgtattagttatatcatttttatgttaattatatatatatatatatatatatatatatatatatatatatatatatatatatatatatatatatatatatatatatatatatatatatatatatatatatatatatatatatatatatatatatatatgttttatatgttcattttgtatataaaaatattaaattttgttatgttatatgtgttaaatatatatatatatatatgtatgtatttcatttgtttatcgaaacagtagtcttaattatattaagctaacattagtaaaaaaataatggtaataacattaataatatacttatgttaataataactctattagtgataataacaatgatattaatagtaatacttgtaaaaatattaatgttactatttatagtattaatgatttaataataataataataataataactactttattaaaaatgataatattaatgataataatgatattgttaataataatacatttgtttaatagcaataataataatactaatagtcacaaaaatgatactattacaaatattaatgggattaataataataatatcaataattgatccttaatacttgtattaataatacttggtaaaattaataatattaatgataatactagtaatgataatattagtgataataataattatacctttTATCTTTGTATTTAATAACAATCATGAtcaaaaataatattatattagtaactataataagaataataataataacaataataatcatagtaataacaataatgataatcaaaataataataataataataataataataataataataataataataataataataataataataataataataataaaactataaaTAAAAGGCTACCTTAATTAGAATGAGTAAAAAGAAAGAAACTGTCCAAGccgggacttgaacccgcgacctctcgttccccaTCATCACTCTCTAACCACTACTCTGTTGGTGACTTTCTGTTTTAAAACCGATTCAAATTTGTTTAACCTTAATATGTCGTCTTTAACTTTCTTCCTCAGGTACCAGTCGACCAGAGATCCAACTCTCTCTCAAACCTTTTATTAAACCTAATTACTAACTAAccatttgtgtttgtttatatttaAAGAAAATGAAAAACAAATTGAATAAATAAGAACAGGTTTGCTGTTCGAGAaaagaagaacaaaaaaaaaacTCAATAATGGATTTTGAAATTAAGATTGTTTTAGAAAAATGTTATAACATAACTTGTATTGAAAATGCTTCATATAAACTTTACAAATTATCAATTTAACATCATCTATAACAGATAATTTAAATTTGATCGAAGAACAATTTTTGACTTATTAAAactaaaactttgactcagaaattaacACTCAATTTAAAGATTTGGAGGCTGAATTTTTACAGGAAGTTCGTTCATAAGATTCCTAACatcactatatttatatattttgaaatggaaTTCGAATTGGAGTTATTGTTAATCACAGTCATAAATACGATGAACTTGAAATCAAATCTGAATTTTTAGAATGTTTTATACCACAATTACAGAATGAAAAAGGTTATGAATCATCTTTAGAAGCTTTCTGAATCTTTAATTTAAATTGAAACCTCAAATCGAATTCGAATTTTATTATGAACGATTCCTTTGACTTTTGAAATCaagactttgactccaaaatttgatcttgatattaaaaatttgaagttgaaaacttacagatatgtTACTTAGATCATTCACAATAGAACTGCATTTCCAAATTTTGAATTAAATTTGTAGTTGTGGTTTTTGGAGAGATGACCCAATAACAGAGGATAAACATTCCagtttttattaaattttttttatttcgtgAATGCTCTCAGTAATTTAATGGATTGATATATTACTTAATGGAATTCAAAGTTGTTGTGTAGTGAGGGTGGATTTGGATGTGTAATGAATTGTAGACATGAAGTACTCTTAATTCCAATCAAGTGAAAAAAAATAAAGCAAGTGAATAACTTTAACTATTTTGTATGTATATTGAATTGAAATAGTCTGTAATCCCGATCCAAGACAAGAGTACAGATTTTTGATTGTGATGTAAATCTGAtttcattataaaaataataagatataataaaggtaaataagataatgataatgataataataaaaatgatgatttttagtaatgataataataataattatcgtaatattaattaaaaatcataataatattgatattgataatgataataataagatttaatgaTAATATAGCCAATTAAATGTATCTAATttcatatatacattatatataataatatcaatagtaacgatattaaccttaatattaattaatattaataataataatgaagtaataacagtaatatatcaactatatttttaacttgcaaTTATGTTTAAgctattaatattacataatattaatcatgtactgtttaataatatatatatatatatatatatatatatatatatatatatatatatatatatatatatatatatatatatatatatatatatatatatatatatataataacatataatatctaTACTTGTGATATGCATTCCAATATACATATCACAATAATTTATTTATAGAaatcacatatatttatatttatatatagctttattttaatatCCATTTATTATTTTGCATATTAATTTACATACTTAATCTAATTTATCAAATTGtatcttattattttaatttattatatatgcctATGTTTATATTTATCTATCTATTTATTtacaacatttgttcgtgaatcgtcgagaatagtcaaggtcAATTGAATATGAAAATAGTCAATTGAATTGATATCCTCCTGATGTTGATTTGTTGTTGAATTtgcaacctgcataatctgaatcactgtaaactacaagatcaaacttttcaTCGTTAGAATACCATATGCCAAGATTAGGAGAATAAGAGATAACGTAAAATCCTTTTAGCAGTTGTAAGGTGAACTGTGTTCGGATTAACTTGGTATCGAGCACAGAGACATGTCGCGAACATTATATCCGGCTTTAACGCAgtaagatacatgagcgatccgatgattgctcgatagtaagtTGGATCAACAGGTTCCCCTTCAGAATCTAAAGAAATTCCATGATTAACTGCTAATGGGATAGAAactggacgttcttgagtcatacagaACAGTTCTAGTATATCATTCACATATTTTGCTTGGTGCAGAAAGATCTCGTTATCTGTTTGTTCGACTTTCAATCCAAGAAAATAATGTAacagacccaatttgctcatttcgaattcatccttcataa
The window above is part of the Rutidosis leptorrhynchoides isolate AG116_Rl617_1_P2 chromosome 1, CSIRO_AGI_Rlap_v1, whole genome shotgun sequence genome. Proteins encoded here:
- the LOC139899522 gene encoding uncharacterized mitochondrial protein AtMg00810-like; this translates as MSKLGLLHYFLGLKVEQTDNEIFLHQAKYVNDILELFCMTQERPVSIPLAVNHGISLDSEGEPVDPTYYRAIIGSLMYLTALKPDIMFATCLCARYQVNPNTVHLTTAKRILRYLLFS